The following proteins come from a genomic window of Ignavibacteriota bacterium:
- a CDS encoding c-type cytochrome: MRHFFCLKQITVVILLVIGITSLTIAQETADYFKQNCMSCHTIGGGRLTGPDLKNVQERKDRAWLVKFMMDPKGMIEAGDPYALQLQKDSRGAIMATVVGMNKARAEALLDLIIAESKLEKSQFAGMQLSDRPFNQNDIETGHQIFLGTIALKNGGPACISCHSVNGIGGLGGGLLAPELTTVFERYEGRKTLATWLSAPATPTMQSVFKKQALDPEEVLALTAYFQHTLQRAPEDPATARLNFVLFGLGGAILMLAVFDVVWNKRFRAVRRPLVEKRKSEIIHE; the protein is encoded by the coding sequence ATGAGACATTTTTTTTGTTTGAAACAAATAACGGTAGTCATTCTCCTTGTTATTGGAATTACGTCACTTACCATCGCACAGGAGACTGCAGATTACTTCAAACAGAATTGTATGAGTTGCCACACCATCGGCGGCGGACGATTGACGGGACCTGATTTGAAAAATGTACAGGAACGGAAAGACCGCGCATGGCTCGTCAAGTTTATGATGGACCCGAAAGGAATGATTGAGGCAGGCGACCCGTACGCTCTGCAATTGCAGAAAGATTCACGTGGCGCAATCATGGCAACGGTTGTCGGGATGAACAAAGCCCGCGCAGAGGCATTGCTTGATTTAATTATCGCCGAATCGAAATTGGAAAAATCGCAGTTTGCCGGAATGCAATTGAGCGACAGACCTTTCAACCAAAACGATATTGAAACAGGACATCAGATTTTTCTCGGGACGATTGCTCTCAAGAACGGCGGACCGGCGTGCATTTCCTGCCACAGCGTGAATGGCATCGGCGGACTCGGAGGCGGATTACTTGCACCGGAATTAACAACCGTCTTTGAACGATATGAAGGACGGAAAACACTTGCAACATGGCTTTCCGCTCCCGCAACTCCAACCATGCAATCAGTATTCAAAAAACAAGCGCTCGACCCTGAAGAAGTTCTTGCACTCACAGCGTACTTTCAACACACGTTGCAACGTGCACCGGAAGACCCCGCGACAGCGAGATTGAATTTTGTTCTGTTCGGGCTTGGCGGAGCGATATTAATGCTTGCTGTTTTTGATGTCGTGTGGAACAAACGTTTCCGCGCAGTAAGACGACCATTAGTTGAAAAACGTAAATCGGAGATTATCCATGAATAA